The Immundisolibacter sp. genome has a window encoding:
- a CDS encoding sodium:alanine symporter family protein: MHYLNEFFTALNGIVWGVPMIVLILGTGLYLQLRLGFMPIFRIGHGFRMVWKSRQPGAAGEGEISPFAALMTALSATIGTGNIAGVATAIAVGGPGALFWMWMTALVGMATKYAEVVLAVKYREVDANGEHAGGPMYAIKNGLGKRWRWLGTSFAIFGGLAGFGIGNMVQANGISSAIHNAFGVQTWVTGVVMAAITGAVLLGGIRRIGRVAEYLVPFMCLLYLGCVAVVLYVFADRIPQALALIFTQAFNPTAATGGFLGSTVLMAIQKGVARGIFSNEAGLGTAGIAQAAGATSNPVYSGLIGMMGTFIDTIIVCTMTGLAIMVSGVWSSGATGAVLSSAAFEAGMPGIGKYLLAVTLSLFAFTTILGWSYYGEKCWEYLVGTVSEKPFRILWTVMVFFGAVLSLDFAWLVADTLNALMAIPNLISILLLSPVIVGLTREYFAAERGIAGAPVPVQLD; the protein is encoded by the coding sequence ATGCACTACCTGAACGAATTTTTCACCGCCCTGAACGGCATCGTCTGGGGCGTGCCGATGATCGTGCTGATCCTGGGCACGGGCCTGTATCTGCAGCTGCGGCTCGGCTTCATGCCGATTTTCAGGATCGGCCACGGATTTCGCATGGTGTGGAAAAGCCGCCAACCGGGCGCCGCCGGCGAGGGCGAGATCTCGCCTTTCGCGGCGCTGATGACCGCCCTGTCGGCAACCATCGGCACCGGCAACATTGCCGGTGTGGCCACGGCCATCGCCGTCGGCGGGCCGGGGGCGCTGTTCTGGATGTGGATGACGGCCCTGGTCGGCATGGCCACCAAATACGCCGAGGTCGTGCTGGCGGTGAAGTACCGCGAGGTGGACGCCAACGGCGAACACGCCGGCGGCCCCATGTACGCCATCAAGAATGGGCTTGGCAAACGCTGGCGCTGGCTGGGTACGTCCTTTGCGATCTTTGGCGGCCTGGCGGGGTTTGGCATCGGCAACATGGTGCAGGCCAACGGCATCTCCAGCGCCATCCACAACGCCTTCGGCGTCCAGACCTGGGTGACCGGCGTGGTGATGGCAGCGATCACCGGCGCGGTGCTGCTGGGCGGCATCAGGCGCATCGGGCGTGTCGCCGAATACCTGGTGCCGTTCATGTGCCTGCTCTACCTGGGCTGCGTGGCGGTGGTGCTGTATGTGTTCGCCGACCGCATTCCGCAGGCGTTGGCGCTGATCTTCACGCAGGCCTTCAACCCGACTGCTGCCACCGGCGGCTTTCTGGGTTCGACCGTTCTGATGGCGATTCAAAAAGGCGTGGCGCGCGGCATCTTCTCGAACGAAGCCGGCCTGGGCACCGCCGGCATCGCACAGGCTGCGGGCGCCACCAGCAACCCGGTCTATTCCGGCCTGATCGGCATGATGGGCACCTTCATCGACACCATCATCGTGTGCACGATGACCGGTCTGGCGATCATGGTCAGCGGCGTGTGGAGCTCCGGCGCAACCGGCGCCGTGCTCAGCTCCGCCGCCTTCGAGGCGGGCATGCCGGGCATCGGCAAATACCTGCTGGCGGTGACGCTGTCGCTGTTCGCGTTCACCACCATTCTGGGCTGGAGCTATTACGGCGAGAAGTGCTGGGAATACCTGGTCGGCACCGTGTCCGAGAAGCCGTTTCGGATTTTATGGACCGTGATGGTGTTCTTCGGGGCGGTGCTCAGCCTGGACTTCGCCTGGCTGGTGGCCGACACCCTGAACGCCCTGATGGCGATTCCCAATCTGATCTCGATACTGCTGCTCAGCCCGGTGATCGTCGGGCTGACGCGCGAGTACTTCGCGGCCGAGCGCGGGATTGCCGGCGCCCCGGTGCCGGTGCAACTGGATTAG
- a CDS encoding catalase, translated as MATPSNHDVETGKGGETHQRVPAKGSHDPEGHLTTNQGIRVSDNQNQLKSGERGPVLLEDFVLREKIFHFDHERIPERIVHARGSAAHGYFELYESLSDISKADLFQRAGEKTPVFTRFSTVAGGAGSVDTPRDVRGFAVKFYTREGNWDLVGNNIPVFFIQDAIKFPDLIHSVKMEADRGFPQAASAHDTFWDFISLMPESTHMIMWAMSDRTIPRSLRTIEGFGVHTFRLVNANGKSTFVKFHWKPKQGLQSTLWDEAVKIAGADPDFHRRDLFEAISRGDYPEWEFGIQAFDQKFADALPFDVLDPTKIIPEEVLPIRIVGRMVLDRWPDNFFAETEQVAYCPANVVPGIDFTNDPLLQGRLFSYLDTQKSRLGTANFHQIPVNAPKCPVMNFQRDGQMQMLQPEGRASYEPNSLDAAGEETGPRECPVTGFKTFEGRAERDEEGDKLRIRPESFADHYSQARLFFRSLAKPEQAHLASALVFELSKVELEHVRTRMLSNLVNVDPDLAGRVAKGLNASVPKASKTAAPVQDLDLSPALRIIGGPRQLVTLEGRTVGILIADGSDAKCVADLVAAVGEAGARPLIIAPRVGGAKMSDGSLRKADAQLAGCPSVMVDAIAVVLSKEGCDMLMNEAAAIQFMMDAFGHLKAIGHTPEAKPLLDKAGVKPDAGVVPADKAFVKAAGTRYWDREPSVRMLA; from the coding sequence ATGGCTACGCCCAGCAATCACGACGTGGAAACAGGCAAAGGCGGCGAGACGCATCAACGCGTGCCTGCCAAAGGGAGCCACGACCCGGAAGGCCACCTGACCACCAACCAGGGTATCCGCGTCTCGGACAATCAAAACCAGCTCAAGTCGGGTGAACGCGGCCCGGTATTGCTCGAAGACTTCGTGCTGCGCGAGAAAATCTTCCACTTCGACCATGAGCGCATTCCCGAGCGCATCGTCCATGCCCGCGGCTCGGCCGCGCATGGCTATTTCGAACTCTACGAGTCGCTTTCGGATATCAGCAAGGCTGACCTGTTTCAGCGGGCCGGCGAAAAGACGCCGGTCTTCACCCGCTTTTCGACCGTCGCCGGCGGCGCGGGCTCTGTCGATACGCCGCGCGACGTACGCGGCTTCGCCGTCAAGTTCTATACCCGCGAAGGTAACTGGGACCTGGTCGGCAACAATATTCCCGTGTTTTTCATCCAGGATGCGATCAAGTTCCCGGACCTGATCCACTCGGTAAAGATGGAGGCCGACCGTGGCTTTCCACAGGCGGCCAGCGCGCACGATACGTTCTGGGATTTCATCTCGCTGATGCCAGAATCGACTCACATGATCATGTGGGCAATGTCGGATCGCACCATCCCGCGGTCGCTGCGCACGATCGAGGGCTTCGGCGTCCACACCTTCAGGCTGGTGAATGCCAACGGCAAGTCGACCTTTGTTAAATTCCACTGGAAGCCGAAACAGGGCCTGCAATCGACGCTGTGGGACGAGGCGGTAAAGATCGCCGGCGCGGATCCCGATTTCCACCGCCGCGACCTGTTCGAGGCCATCTCCCGTGGTGATTATCCGGAATGGGAGTTCGGCATTCAGGCCTTTGATCAAAAGTTTGCCGATGCATTGCCCTTTGACGTGCTGGACCCGACCAAGATCATTCCGGAAGAGGTGTTGCCAATCCGCATTGTCGGGCGGATGGTGCTGGACCGCTGGCCCGACAATTTCTTTGCCGAAACCGAACAGGTTGCCTATTGCCCGGCCAACGTTGTGCCCGGAATCGACTTTACCAACGACCCCTTGCTCCAGGGCCGGCTGTTCTCCTATCTCGATACGCAAAAGAGCCGACTGGGCACCGCCAATTTTCACCAGATTCCCGTCAATGCGCCCAAATGCCCGGTGATGAACTTTCAGCGCGACGGGCAGATGCAAATGCTTCAGCCCGAGGGCCGCGCCAGCTACGAGCCAAACAGCCTCGATGCTGCCGGCGAAGAAACTGGCCCGCGCGAATGCCCGGTTACCGGCTTCAAGACCTTCGAGGGTCGCGCCGAGCGTGACGAAGAGGGCGACAAGCTGCGCATCAGGCCGGAGAGCTTCGCCGACCATTACAGCCAGGCACGGCTGTTCTTTCGCTCGCTGGCCAAGCCGGAGCAGGCGCATCTGGCCTCGGCGCTGGTCTTCGAGCTGTCCAAGGTGGAACTGGAGCACGTGCGCACGCGCATGCTCTCCAACCTCGTCAACGTCGACCCTGATCTGGCCGGCCGGGTGGCGAAGGGCCTCAACGCGAGCGTGCCCAAGGCTTCGAAGACCGCGGCGCCGGTGCAGGATCTCGATCTGTCCCCGGCGCTGCGGATCATCGGCGGCCCGCGTCAGCTCGTCACGCTGGAAGGCCGCACGGTTGGCATTCTGATCGCGGACGGGTCGGATGCGAAGTGCGTGGCCGATCTGGTTGCAGCCGTTGGCGAAGCGGGCGCCCGACCCCTGATCATTGCACCCCGGGTCGGCGGCGCGAAAATGTCAGACGGTTCCTTGCGCAAGGCGGATGCCCAACTCGCCGGCTGCCCCTCGGTCATGGTCGATGCCATTGCCGTAGTCCTGTCCAAGGAAGGCTGCGACATGTTGATGAATGAGGCGGCGGCCATCCAGTTCATGATGGACGCCTTCGGCCATCTGAAGGCAATCGGCCATACGCCGGAAGCAAAACCCCTGCTCGACAAGGCGGGTGTCAAGCCGGATGCCGGCGTGGTACCGGCGGACAAGGCATTCGTCAAAGCCGCCGGCACACGCTATTGGGACCGTGAGCCCAGTGTGCGCATGTTGGCATAA
- a CDS encoding DUF3008 family protein — protein MPAKSKSQQMAAGAALAAKRGKKKVADLKGSSKSMYKSMSEGELHDMAATKQKGKPDHASKS, from the coding sequence ATGCCAGCCAAATCCAAATCCCAGCAAATGGCCGCCGGCGCAGCGCTTGCGGCCAAGCGCGGCAAAAAGAAGGTCGCTGACCTGAAAGGCTCATCCAAGTCCATGTATAAATCCATGAGCGAAGGAGAGCTTCATGACATGGCGGCAACAAAGCAGAAGGGCAAGCCCGATCATGCATCGAAGTCGTGA